One Hippoglossus hippoglossus isolate fHipHip1 chromosome 13, fHipHip1.pri, whole genome shotgun sequence genomic window carries:
- the bco2b gene encoding beta-carotene oxygenase 2b, which yields MNSITHQQNNCPALKKSKSRQKINHFTDVQGLPCIEKIVSSVADTPDPINTDIIGKIPEWINGSFLRNGPGKFEIGNQKFNHWFDGMALLHQFKISHGQVTYKSRFLSSDSYQANKECNRIVVSEFGTVTMPDPCKNFFQRFLSRFELPKPSDNANVSFVTYKGDYYVSTETNIMHRVDPETLQTTKKVNWSKFIAVNGATAHPHTEPDGTTYNMGNSYSAKGAHYNIIRVPPTKETEDETLEGATVLCTIAPVDKSKPSYYHSFAMSENYVVFIEQPIKMDLLTIVTGKLRGKSISDGVYWDPSLNTVFHLIDKKTGKVSSVKYLAKPLSTFHQINAYEEDGFLIVDMCASDDGEAISNYNIQNLRKSGEALDEVYNTLCRSFPRRFVLPLNVDHDTPYHQNLNRPNTTATSIRTNKKKVFCTHEDLHGDDLDQYGGMEFPQINYGKYNTQPYRYFYGCGFRHLVGDSLIKMDLHGKHMKVWEQPGLYPSEPIFVPSPDATEEDDGVILSVVITPNKENSTFLLVLDARTFEELGRAGVPVNIPYGFHGTFNATA from the exons ATGAACTCCATCACACATCAACAGAACAACTGCCCAG CACTCAAGAAATCCAAGTCTCGGCAGAAAATCAACCACTTCACAGACGTGCAGGGGCTGCCGTGCATTGAGAAGATCGTGAGCTCGGTTGCGGACACCCCTGATCCCATCAACACCGACATCATCGGCAAAATCCCAGAATGGATCAATGGGAGCTTCCTGAGAAATGGGCCTGGGAAGTTCGAGATCGGAAACCAGAA GTTCAACCACTGGTTTGATGGTATGGCTCTACTGCACCAGTTCAAAATATCTCACGGTCAGGTGACTTACAAAAGCCGCTTCCTGTCCAGTGACAGTTACCAAGCCAACAAGGAGTGCAACCGCATTGTAGTGTCTGAGTTTGGGACGGTCACCATGCCGGACCCCTGCAAAAACTTCTTCCAACGCTTCCTGTCAAGATTTGAGTTGCCAA AGCCCTCAGATAATGCCAATGTGAGCTTTGTGACCTACAAAGGAGATTATTATGTCAGCACGGAAACCAATATCATGCACAGGGTGGATCCTGAGACACTACAGACAACCAAAAAG GTGAACTGGAGCAAATTCATTGCTGTGAATGGAGCGACAGCCCACCCTCACACTGAGCCCGATGGGACAACATACAACATGGGGAATTCGTACTCCGCTAAAG GAGCGCACTACAACATCATCCGGGTGCCTCCAACTAAAGAAACAGAAGATGAAACCCTGGAGGGAGCCACAGTGCTGTGCACTATTGCCCCTGTTGACAAGAGTAAACCCTCCTACTACCACAGCTTTG CAATGTCTGAGAACTACGTGGTGTTCATTGAGCAGCCCATCAAGATGGACCTGTTAACGATTGTAACAGGCAAGCTGAGAGGAAAGAGCATCAGTGATGGCGTGTACTGGGACCCATCTCTCAACACAGTTTTCCACTTGATTGACAAGAAGACAGGGAAG GTGAGCTCTGTCAAGTATCTTGCCAAGCCGTTGTCAACCTTCCACCAGATCAACGCATACGAGGAGGACGGCTTCTTGATCGTCGATATGTGTGCTTCAGATGATGGAGAGGCAATCTCTAATTACAACATCCAGAATCTACGAAAGTCTGGAGAAGCTCTTGATGAG GTGTATAACACCTTATGTAGATCGTTCCCACGGCGTTTCGTGCTGCCTCTCAATGTCGACCATGATACACCCTATCACCAGAACTTGAACCGGCCCAACACTACAGCCACTTCTATAAGAACTAACAAGAAAAAG GTGTTCTGTACCCATGAGGACCTGCACGGGGACGATCTTGACCAATATGGTGGTATGGAGTTCCCACAGATCAACTACGGCAAGTACAACACTCAGCCCTACCGCTACTTCTATGGCTGCGGCTTCAGACACCTAGTAGGAGACTCACTAATCAAGATGGACCTCCACGGAAAACACATGAAG GTGTGGGAACAACCTGGTCTTTATCCATCTGAGCCAATCTTCGTACCCTCCCCTGATGCCACGGAGGAGGATGACGGTGTCATCTTGTCTGTTGTCATCACCCCGAACAAG GAGAATAGCACATTCCTCCTGGTTTTGGATGCCAGGACATTTGAGGAGCTGGGCCGAGCTGGGGTGCCTGTCAACATTCCCTATGGTTTCCATGGAACATTCAATGCCACAGCATAG